One window of the Crassaminicella thermophila genome contains the following:
- a CDS encoding EAL domain-containing protein, giving the protein MIEKIFEKRKSVILVVDDSKLMRATFRQFLKNEGYDVIEAKNGIEALYIFKEIKPDIVLMDFVMPGIDGVNACAQLQKLPDGKNTPVIMITSLEDENSVNLAFEAGATDYISKPINWAVLRQRLKRLLHARHMEITLNQSEAFARSIIDHANEGIITIDIDGIIKYINPATEQIFGYLSSEIIGKNICVLIPNFNYCDNFNNNAKLMDMNKEIIGHRKDHSTLPIDLTISKFYVEEKCFFTLMLRDITERKQYEEMIKYQAFYDSLTDLPNRLLLKERITFEISHAKHTNQKLAVMYLDLDRFKLINDTLGHDTGDKLLKEIAGRLKSCIGEDDTVARLGGDEFVILLQGIKHEEKVAKIANKILEGIRQPLIIDNHELYITISIGVAIYPDDGEDDETLLTNADVAMYRAKEKGKNNFQLYTSSLNDKALERLALENSLRRALEYKEFVVYYQPKVNTKTEKIIGMEALIRWQHPKWGLVPPQKFIPLAEETGLIVPIGEWVLRTACAQNKALQNAGLPPLTVAVNLSARQFELQDLTKMVSKILEETGLEPKYLELEITESIAMKNIEHTLKMINELKDMGVKFSIDDFGTGYSSLSQLNSFAINKLKIDKSFVSKIDGKKGNSIIASTVLALGKSLELGVVAEGVETKEQVEFLKQNDCDEMQGYFFGKPMSNEDFEKFYYNKLKES; this is encoded by the coding sequence ATGATTGAAAAAATATTTGAAAAAAGAAAATCTGTAATTCTAGTGGTAGATGACTCAAAATTAATGCGTGCTACCTTTCGGCAATTTTTGAAAAATGAAGGTTATGATGTTATTGAAGCTAAAAATGGAATAGAGGCACTTTATATTTTTAAAGAAATAAAACCAGATATTGTTTTGATGGATTTTGTAATGCCAGGAATCGATGGTGTTAATGCTTGTGCACAATTACAGAAATTACCTGATGGAAAGAATACTCCTGTGATTATGATTACCTCTTTGGAAGATGAAAATTCTGTAAATTTAGCCTTTGAGGCTGGAGCAACTGATTATATTAGTAAACCTATTAATTGGGCTGTTTTACGCCAGCGTTTAAAACGTTTATTACATGCAAGACATATGGAGATAACACTAAATCAAAGTGAAGCATTTGCCCGTTCCATAATAGATCATGCAAACGAAGGAATTATTACTATAGATATTGATGGGATTATAAAATATATAAATCCTGCAACTGAACAAATTTTTGGATATTTGTCTAGTGAAATAATAGGAAAAAACATTTGTGTGCTTATTCCAAACTTTAATTATTGTGATAACTTTAATAACAATGCTAAATTAATGGATATGAACAAGGAAATAATTGGGCATCGAAAGGATCATTCTACATTACCTATTGACCTTACAATAAGCAAGTTTTATGTAGAAGAAAAGTGTTTTTTTACTTTGATGCTTAGAGACATTACAGAACGAAAACAGTATGAAGAAATGATTAAATATCAAGCTTTTTACGACTCGTTAACAGATCTACCAAATCGACTTTTGTTAAAAGAACGTATAACTTTTGAGATTTCTCATGCGAAACATACGAATCAGAAGCTAGCTGTAATGTATCTTGATTTAGACAGGTTTAAGCTCATTAATGATACGCTTGGTCATGATACAGGAGATAAATTATTAAAAGAAATAGCTGGAAGATTAAAAAGTTGTATAGGTGAAGATGATACGGTTGCTCGCCTAGGCGGGGATGAGTTTGTAATTTTATTACAAGGAATAAAGCATGAGGAAAAGGTTGCTAAAATTGCTAATAAAATTCTTGAAGGAATTAGACAGCCCTTAATAATTGACAATCATGAGCTTTATATTACTATTAGTATTGGTGTTGCTATTTATCCTGATGATGGTGAAGATGATGAAACTTTATTGACAAATGCTGACGTTGCTATGTATAGAGCAAAAGAAAAAGGGAAAAATAATTTTCAGTTATATACATCATCTTTAAATGATAAAGCTCTTGAACGATTAGCACTAGAAAATAGTTTGCGTCGTGCTTTAGAATATAAAGAATTTGTAGTTTATTATCAACCAAAAGTAAATACGAAAACTGAAAAAATAATTGGAATGGAAGCTTTGATACGTTGGCAGCATCCTAAATGGGGATTGGTGCCTCCACAAAAATTTATTCCCTTAGCTGAAGAAACAGGATTGATTGTACCTATAGGTGAATGGGTATTGCGTACTGCTTGTGCTCAAAATAAAGCCTTACAAAATGCCGGATTACCTCCCTTAACTGTAGCAGTTAATCTTTCAGCACGTCAATTTGAATTACAAGATTTAACTAAAATGGTCTCAAAAATATTAGAGGAAACAGGATTAGAGCCGAAATATTTAGAGTTAGAAATTACAGAAAGTATAGCTATGAAGAATATAGAGCATACCCTTAAGATGATTAACGAACTAAAAGATATGGGAGTCAAGTTTTCTATAGATGACTTTGGCACTGGATACTCTTCTTTGAGTCAATTAAATAGCTTTGCGATAAACAAACTAAAAATTGATAAGTCTTTTGTAAGTAAGATCGATGGAAAAAAAGGGAATTCAATCATTGCTTCAACAGTGTTAGCTTTAGGAAAAAGTCTTGAATTAGGAGTTGTTGCTGAAGGTGTAGAAACGAAAGAACAGGTTGAGTTCTTAAAACAAAATGATTGTGATGAAATGCAAGGATATTTTTTTGGCAAGCCTATGTCTAATGAAGATTTTGAAAAATTTTATTATAATAAACTAAAAGAAAGTTGA
- a CDS encoding NAD(P)/FAD-dependent oxidoreductase, which yields MKYDVIVVGAGPSGIFTALELIRQKSSKKVLIIEKGRSIEKRHCPKEETEVCVSCKPYCHITTGFSGAGAFSDGKLSLSYEVGGELPSLIGSSKAQDLINYTDKIYLEFGADPKVEGLENNDAIKEIRRKAIEAGLKLVDCPIRHLGTEKAQEIYFKIQNYLIKSGVEIKFNTVVKDIVIEEGVAKGVKIANSQTKENEEILYGNKIIIATGRKGADWLKDMCVKHGINHSAGTVDIGVRVEVRNEIMEKVNNVLYESKLIGYPEPFRNKVRTFCQNPGGFVSQENYDNDLAIVNGHSYKDKKSENTNLAILSSHNFSQPFNQPIQYGKKVAELVNMLGNGKILVQRYGDILDGKRTWQHELDQSNVKPTLPDAIAGDVTSAIPYRPMMNILNFIKAMNTVVPGFASRETLLYGPEIKFYSNKINLDQNFETNIKRLHCLGDSSGWTRGLMMASVMGVLMGQMIAEEK from the coding sequence TTGAAGTATGATGTAATAGTGGTAGGCGCTGGTCCATCAGGAATTTTTACGGCATTAGAACTTATTAGGCAAAAATCTAGTAAAAAAGTCTTAATTATTGAAAAAGGAAGAAGTATAGAGAAAAGACATTGTCCTAAAGAAGAAACAGAGGTATGTGTTTCATGTAAACCATATTGTCATATTACAACAGGCTTTTCAGGTGCAGGCGCTTTTTCAGATGGAAAATTGTCTTTAAGCTATGAGGTGGGAGGAGAGTTGCCAAGTTTAATTGGAAGCAGTAAAGCACAGGATTTGATTAATTATACGGATAAGATTTATCTAGAATTTGGAGCAGATCCAAAAGTAGAAGGGTTAGAAAACAATGATGCTATTAAAGAGATTAGAAGAAAAGCTATAGAAGCAGGGCTTAAATTAGTTGACTGTCCTATTAGGCATCTAGGAACAGAAAAAGCACAGGAAATATATTTTAAAATACAAAATTATCTTATAAAGTCAGGTGTAGAAATAAAATTTAATACAGTTGTAAAAGATATTGTTATTGAAGAAGGAGTAGCGAAGGGAGTAAAAATAGCGAACTCACAAACTAAAGAAAATGAAGAAATACTATATGGAAATAAAATCATTATTGCCACAGGTAGAAAAGGGGCAGATTGGCTGAAGGATATGTGTGTAAAACATGGAATCAATCATAGTGCTGGAACTGTGGATATTGGTGTACGTGTTGAAGTAAGGAATGAAATTATGGAAAAAGTTAATAATGTGCTTTATGAATCAAAGCTTATAGGATATCCAGAGCCATTTAGGAATAAAGTTAGGACTTTTTGTCAAAATCCAGGAGGCTTTGTTAGTCAAGAAAATTACGATAATGATTTAGCAATAGTGAATGGACATTCGTATAAAGATAAAAAATCTGAGAATACAAATTTGGCTATATTAAGCTCACATAATTTTTCACAACCATTTAATCAACCGATCCAATACGGGAAGAAAGTAGCAGAATTAGTAAATATGCTAGGAAATGGTAAAATATTGGTACAAAGATATGGAGATATATTAGATGGAAAGAGAACTTGGCAGCATGAATTAGACCAGTCAAATGTAAAACCTACACTGCCTGATGCTATAGCTGGAGATGTAACATCTGCTATTCCTTATAGACCTATGATGAATATTTTAAACTTTATTAAGGCAATGAATACAGTGGTGCCTGGTTTTGCAAGTAGAGAAACATTATTATATGGTCCAGAAATAAAGTTTTATAGCAATAAAATAAATTTAGATCAAAATTTTGAAACAAATATAAAACGACTACATTGTTTAGGAGATTCAAGTGGTTGGACAAGAGGTTTAATGATGGCATCTGTTATGGGTGTATTGATGGGGCAAATGATTGCTGAAGAAAAATAG
- a CDS encoding ArsB/NhaD family transporter → MLHNHLTIALIIFTLTYGAIVSEKINRTAVALLGAVLMLIFKVISQDFAFEVIDFNTLGLLIGMMIIVNILKRTGIFQYLAIRTAKKSNGDPWRIILLFSVITALSSALLDNVTTILLIAPVTLVITDTLNVNPIPFLIPEILAANIGGTTTLIGDPPNIMIGGATNLGFIDFIVNLFPVVLVIFIITLFLLKLIFRNSLKVNEENKRKIASLSEEKAIKDKVLLIKSISVLILTMIGFTVHQILGFESATIAMFGAAILLLISNIEPEEILLEVEWPTIFFFAALFILVGALEEVGVIKFMATKLIKLTKGNTFVTTMLILWLSAIASSFLDNIPFVATMIPLIKNLEVISDVNLVPLWWALALGACLGGNGTLVGASANVIVAGILERRCNKLSFAEYMKVGFPLMIVSIILSSIYLIVFYL, encoded by the coding sequence ATGTTACACAATCATTTAACTATTGCACTCATAATATTTACATTAACTTATGGAGCTATAGTATCAGAAAAAATTAACAGAACTGCGGTTGCTCTCTTAGGAGCTGTGCTTATGTTAATTTTCAAAGTTATCTCTCAAGATTTTGCTTTTGAAGTGATTGATTTTAATACTTTAGGGTTATTGATCGGTATGATGATAATCGTTAATATTTTAAAAAGAACAGGGATATTTCAATATTTAGCTATTAGAACAGCAAAAAAATCAAATGGAGATCCATGGAGAATTATTCTTTTGTTTTCAGTTATTACAGCTCTTTCTTCAGCCTTATTAGATAATGTGACTACTATTTTACTTATTGCTCCAGTAACATTAGTAATAACAGATACATTAAATGTAAATCCAATTCCGTTTTTAATTCCGGAAATATTAGCTGCTAATATTGGTGGAACTACTACACTTATAGGAGATCCACCTAATATAATGATTGGTGGAGCAACTAACTTGGGTTTTATAGACTTTATTGTGAACCTTTTCCCTGTTGTTTTAGTAATATTTATCATCACATTATTTTTGTTAAAGCTTATATTTAGAAATAGTTTGAAAGTTAATGAAGAGAATAAAAGAAAAATAGCATCTTTAAGTGAAGAAAAAGCTATAAAAGACAAAGTTTTATTAATAAAAAGTATAAGTGTTTTGATTTTAACAATGATTGGTTTTACTGTACATCAAATTTTAGGTTTTGAATCTGCTACAATTGCTATGTTTGGTGCAGCAATTTTGCTACTAATAAGTAATATTGAGCCAGAAGAAATATTATTAGAAGTAGAGTGGCCAACTATATTTTTCTTTGCTGCATTATTTATTTTGGTTGGAGCTTTAGAAGAAGTTGGAGTCATAAAATTTATGGCAACAAAATTAATTAAATTAACAAAAGGAAATACATTCGTTACAACAATGTTAATATTGTGGTTATCTGCAATAGCATCTTCTTTTCTGGATAATATACCGTTTGTTGCTACTATGATTCCCTTAATTAAAAATTTAGAAGTAATTTCAGATGTCAATTTAGTTCCATTATGGTGGGCATTAGCTTTAGGTGCTTGTCTTGGAGGAAATGGAACTTTAGTTGGAGCTTCTGCTAATGTTATAGTTGCAGGTATATTAGAAAGACGATGTAATAAATTATCTTTTGCTGAATATATGAAGGTTGGTTTTCCACTTATGATAGTTTCAATTATATTATCATCGATTTATTTAATTGTTTTTTATTTATAG